One part of the Saprospiraceae bacterium genome encodes these proteins:
- the bcp gene encoding thioredoxin-dependent thiol peroxidase, with protein sequence MSVPDYKPQFKIQIGDTAVNFKTTIQDGSIIELNKIKSKWIVLFFYPEDNTPTCTKEACNLRDHFKIIKDCGAIIFGISPDTEAKHQKFISKFSLPYDLIADVNHEISSAYGVWGTKKFMGLVFDGIHRSTIIINENHKIQDIIYPVVSATHHEQILQSIQLK encoded by the coding sequence ATGTCAGTGCCGGATTACAAACCTCAGTTTAAAATTCAAATAGGGGATACTGCAGTTAATTTTAAAACGACTATTCAAGATGGTTCAATCATTGAATTAAATAAAATTAAATCTAAATGGATCGTGTTATTTTTTTATCCTGAAGATAATACGCCAACCTGCACCAAAGAAGCTTGTAATCTTAGAGATCATTTTAAAATTATCAAAGATTGTGGAGCGATCATTTTTGGAATAAGTCCAGATACGGAAGCCAAGCATCAAAAATTTATTTCTAAGTTTTCGTTGCCTTATGATTTAATCGCTGATGTGAATCATGAAATTTCATCAGCATATGGTGTTTGGGGTACCAAGAAATTTATGGGGCTTGTCTTTGATGGAATTCATCGGAGCACCATAATTATTAATGAAAATCATAAGATACAGGATATAATTTATCCGGTTGTTTCAGCGACCCATCACGAACAAATCTTACAATCAATTCAATTAAAATAA
- a CDS encoding M23 family metallopeptidase, whose amino-acid sequence MRSLIRRSKNEKGFWVLIWLCFSFKIDYPPFISYPPVFTLVAPVRDELSITGSFGELRNNHFHGGIDIRSARGIHGDDILSAGDGYISKIIIDSDEYGKSMYISHPNGLVTFYAHLRDFRKDISDYIKAKQYEQERFQISLDFDPDDFPVKGGEHLAYMGNTGASRGKHLHFEVRNAKDDEVWDPTHFGLPIKDDIAPTIRRIKVYGYDGNGNDISSKVYSKTQIDQASVPLEISGDVFSVGLDALDRSDNSWNYTGIKSIQLFIDGGMFYHFSADNWKRNDTKYINAHIDFGAKSASKGQFHRCFLLSGNKMNVYLSVQNDGFFYMSDTLAHEVKVIAGDANGNQSEVNFKIQRKDYQFSKISSKYQDILYHDRDKIFATQNAILKFQTGSVYEDLNCELRKHSNPNKNCFSDWIGIIPSNEPVHLSSEIRLKPEKVIPDAYRDKCFVAIQRGNGYLSVGGTWEGEELVSYARSLGPFCIALDTVAPFIKASLNRKKAFPKNQLVFKISDNVNTSREIPDIYYEARIDGQWVLMEYDKKSASIRHHFEDWLGKGKHQYEILVRDYLGNQRTYKGNFVRS is encoded by the coding sequence TTGCGTTCTTTAATAAGACGTAGTAAGAATGAAAAAGGATTTTGGGTGCTCATATGGCTGTGTTTTTCATTTAAAATTGATTATCCTCCATTTATATCATACCCACCTGTCTTTACCTTGGTAGCTCCAGTCCGGGATGAACTATCTATTACCGGGAGTTTTGGCGAATTGCGTAATAATCATTTTCACGGTGGAATTGACATTCGATCCGCGCGAGGTATCCATGGTGATGACATTCTATCTGCAGGAGATGGATACATAAGTAAAATTATTATAGATTCTGACGAGTATGGAAAATCCATGTACATCAGTCATCCAAATGGATTGGTCACTTTTTATGCGCATTTGAGGGATTTTAGAAAGGATATTAGCGATTATATTAAGGCAAAACAATATGAACAAGAGCGTTTTCAAATATCCTTAGATTTTGATCCTGATGATTTTCCTGTAAAAGGCGGTGAACATTTAGCCTATATGGGAAATACCGGTGCTAGTAGAGGCAAGCATCTTCATTTTGAAGTTCGAAATGCGAAAGATGATGAAGTTTGGGATCCTACACATTTTGGATTGCCAATAAAAGATGATATTGCGCCAACGATCCGGCGAATTAAAGTGTATGGGTATGACGGCAATGGGAATGATATTTCCAGTAAAGTGTATTCTAAAACCCAAATTGATCAGGCTTCTGTTCCATTAGAAATTTCAGGAGATGTTTTTTCAGTTGGATTAGATGCTTTGGATCGATCTGATAATTCCTGGAATTATACAGGTATAAAATCAATTCAATTATTTATTGATGGTGGAATGTTCTATCATTTTTCTGCAGATAATTGGAAACGAAATGATACAAAATATATAAATGCACATATAGATTTTGGAGCTAAATCGGCATCTAAAGGGCAATTTCATAGATGCTTTTTGTTGTCTGGAAACAAAATGAATGTTTATTTATCTGTTCAAAACGATGGTTTCTTTTATATGAGTGATACCCTGGCTCATGAGGTAAAAGTTATTGCAGGAGATGCTAATGGCAATCAAAGTGAAGTCAATTTTAAGATCCAAAGAAAAGACTATCAATTTAGTAAGATTTCGAGTAAGTATCAGGATATACTTTATCATGACCGCGATAAAATTTTCGCAACTCAAAATGCTATTTTGAAATTTCAAACGGGTTCGGTATATGAAGATTTGAATTGTGAATTGCGAAAGCATTCGAATCCAAATAAGAATTGTTTTTCAGATTGGATTGGAATTATCCCTTCCAATGAACCCGTCCATCTAAGCTCAGAAATAAGGTTAAAACCAGAGAAAGTAATTCCGGATGCGTATAGAGATAAATGCTTTGTAGCAATTCAAAGAGGGAATGGATATTTGTCGGTTGGTGGCACATGGGAAGGGGAGGAATTAGTAAGTTATGCGAGATCTTTAGGACCCTTTTGTATTGCCTTAGATACCGTTGCACCTTTTATAAAAGCATCTTTAAACAGAAAAAAAGCATTTCCAAAAAACCAATTGGTATTTAAAATTTCAGATAATGTAAATACTTCACGCGAAATTCCAGATATCTATTATGAAGCGCGTATAGATGGGCAGTGGGTATTGATGGAATATGATAAGAAGTCTGCCAGTATCCGACATCATTTCGAAGATTGGTTAGGTAAAGGAAAACATCAATATGAAATATTAGTGCGCGATTATTTAGGGAATCAAAGAACCTACAAAGGAAACTTTGTAAGAAGTTAA